The sequence below is a genomic window from Qipengyuania flava.
GGATCCGGTGCCCGAGGTCGCGCCCGAAAAGGCGGCCGGGCTCGTTCCCGTATCGGAAGAGGTGAAGAGCAAGCTGGAAACCAAGGTCGACGGGTTTGTCGAGGACCTCATTTCCGAAGACGCCAATTCGCCCGAATTCGGCAAGAAGGTCGACCAGCTCACCAACATGGGCCGCAAGGAAATCATGGCTGCGGCCGGCATGTCGAACCGCTTCCTCGACCGACCGCTGCGCGCAATGGACAAGGACGAAGGCGTCGGCGCCAACCTGGCCGAGCTGCGCCGCGTTGTCGAAGACCTCGATCCGGGCAAGCGCGGGAAGCTGTCGGGAACGCGCAAGATCCTCGGCATCATCCCCTTCGGCAACAAGCTGACCAATTACTTCCGCAGCTATCAGAGCGCGCAGACGCACATCCAGGGCATCCTCAACAACCTTTCCAGCGGGAAAGACGAGCTGATCATGGACAACGCCGCGATCGATGTGGAGCGGCAGAAGCTGTGGGAGGCGATGGGCAATCTGGAACAGATGATCCACATCTCCAACACGCTCGACCAGAAGCTGGAGGAGAAAGCCGCCGAACTCGACGCGACCGATCCGGCCAAGGCCAAGGCGGTGCGCGAAACCGCGCTTTTTTATGTCCGCCAGCGCACGCAGGACCTGCTGACCCAGATGGCGGTCAGCGTGCAGGGCTACCTCGCGCTCGATCTCGTCAAGAAGAACAATGTCGAACTGGTGAAGGGTGTGGATCGCGCGAGCACCACAACGGTGGGCGCGCTGCGCACCGCCGTGACCGTGGCCGAAGCGATGACCAACCAGCGCCTTGTGCTGGGCCAGATCACCGCGCTCAACGATACGACCGCCGGCATCATCGATTCCACCAGCACCCTGCTGCGCGATCAGACCGGCAAGATCCACGAGCAGGCCGCAGCGAGCACGATCCCGCTGGAAACGCTTCAGCGTGCGTTCCAGAACATCTACGACACGATGGACGAGGTCGACAATTTCAAGCTGCGCGCGCTCGACAGCATGAAGCAGACCGTCGACCTGCTGTCGGACGAAGTCGAGAAGTCCAAGGGCTACATCGCCCGCGCCGAAGGCCAGGCACAGGCGCAAAAGCAGGTCGCGGAAAGCAACCTCCTGAGCATCGAAGGCTGAGGGGCACAGCGCCGTGAACGACCTCACACGCGAAAGCGACCGCATCCTGTCCGAAGGCAAGGCGCTGGTGCGCGACAACCGCGAAGGCGGTCGTCATCGCCGCGCGCCTTCCATCGGCGAAGGCTCGGCGCGTGTGAAGCGCAAGAACTGGGTGAAACGCATCACCTATTTCGTCGGCGCCGTGTTCACCATCCTGGTGTCCGCATCGATCGCCGGCATGATACTCGACGGCATCGGTTTTGCCGGCGTGATGGCAGTTGCGCTCGCGGTGGTGGTCGCGGCCTGGGTGTTCACCAACTATCCCAAGGTGAAGGTTCCCACCCGCACCGACATCAACAAGGGTAACGTCCAGCAGATGGTCAGCCGGACCGAGCTGTGGCTGGAAGCGCAGCGGCCCGCCCTGCCCCCGCCCGCGGCCAAGATCGTCAGCGACATGGGGGTCCAGCTCGACGCGCTCGGCCTCCAGCTCGAAGGTCTCGACCAGAACCACCCCAAGGCGCGCGAAGTGCGCAGCCTGGTGGGCGAGCAGCTACCCGAAATGATCGACAGCTACCGCCGTATCCCCGCGCATCTCCGCACCGAAGAACGCGCCGGCGCCACGCCGGATGCGCAGCTGACCGACAGCCTCGGCAAGATCAGCGGCGAGATCGATTCCATCACCCGGCAGCTTGCTGAAGGGTCGCTCGACGACCTCGCGATCAAGCACCGCTACCTCGACTACAAATTCGGCGAAGGGGCCCAGACCAGCCCGCTGCTGGAGGACAAGAGCTGATGCGCGTTCCCATTCCCCACAATCTCGACAAGGCCGAAGTGCGCCACCGCCTGCGTTCGCGCAGCCACGAAATCGTCAATTTCGTGCCCGGTG
It includes:
- a CDS encoding toxic anion resistance protein, with the translated sequence MSDTKTQTATATETAFDLTPPDPVPEVAPEKAAGLVPVSEEVKSKLETKVDGFVEDLISEDANSPEFGKKVDQLTNMGRKEIMAAAGMSNRFLDRPLRAMDKDEGVGANLAELRRVVEDLDPGKRGKLSGTRKILGIIPFGNKLTNYFRSYQSAQTHIQGILNNLSSGKDELIMDNAAIDVERQKLWEAMGNLEQMIHISNTLDQKLEEKAAELDATDPAKAKAVRETALFYVRQRTQDLLTQMAVSVQGYLALDLVKKNNVELVKGVDRASTTTVGALRTAVTVAEAMTNQRLVLGQITALNDTTAGIIDSTSTLLRDQTGKIHEQAAASTIPLETLQRAFQNIYDTMDEVDNFKLRALDSMKQTVDLLSDEVEKSKGYIARAEGQAQAQKQVAESNLLSIEG